The segment tctgataggaTGATATGGCAACTTCTtatttgataaatttcccccttaAGGACAATAACCATTACCAATTAATGATGTTTCTTTTGCAGGATGCCCCACCACACGTGACCCTTCTCTTTCCATCATGTCCTCTGTGTTCTTCAGTCCTGTGTCACGTTGTGCAAGTGTACTGCCCCTTAGAGGGTTCGCAGTACCACCGTGTCATCCACGTATTTGCATGCAGTAAGAAGCCGTGCTGGGGGAAACATGAGAGGTAACTCATTAGTAACACTATAGTCCTATAGATAACGACTAAACCTACAGTGCACTGGTTCATAAAAGGAACTCCTggtacgggatcagtactaaatgccgccggtcggaatcccggcggtcgaaataccgacgccggaatcccgaccacacaatcccgacaggggtggtgagcgtaacgaagccccttgcgggctcgcttcgctcgccacgctgcgggcacggtgcctcgctacgctcggcacactattatattctccctctatgggtgtcgtggacacccacggagggagaatatgtcgggattgtggcggtcgggattccggcgtctgtatttcgaccgccgggattccgtccggcggcatcctgaccgcatccccctgGTACTAGGCTGGTTTGCCTCTCCTTCAGTATTCATATTTTTAGCAGCTGCTTGTAAACTGTTCCATTGCAGTGTACTTAGGGGACAGAACAATAAAGTTACATATGTGAAAATTACAGCGTAGAGATCACATAGAGAAAGCAAAGGAGGACATATTTTGCAAGGGTTTACAATTTAGAAGGGCTATGAGTGGGCACCAAAGGGAGAAGACTGGAGAGTACGGGAGAGCAGAGGGGACGGTAGGCTACAAGTAAACAATGGGTTTTAAGGAGACTTCTGAAGGCCTGGTGGCTGGATAAGCGTCTGATCAAGTGTAGGAGAGCGCTGCAGAGATCAGCAGTGGCCTTACAGAAATCCTGAGGAGGAGTGTGGTTAGTGCCTGAGCAGGGAAGAGAGGAGGCAGCAGTCATTGGCCGAGTGAGGGAGTGTGTGAGGAAAcaaggcaggagagagagagatacaagcTCTTAGAGGTGGCATTAGAGACTAAAGGATGGAGTGGAGTCAAATGCTGCTGTGAAGTCATGGAGTACAAAAGTATAGTAATGATCCTTGGATTTCTCATTGAGGCGGTAATAACCTTTTAGGATGTTATAACCTTTGAGTGATCTGAAAGATGGATCGTAGTGGGTCTACGAGAGAGTGATAGCCAAGGTGGTTAAACAAAGCATCCCACACAAGGAGCGTGAAGGTGTAGGGAAGGATAGAGATGAGGCGACAATTACAGCTGGAGGTAGGTTCTAAGGTTTTCAAGTAGGTGGCAGTGGGTAAGGTGCAGCTGACATGTTCTCTGTAATGTTTCCACTTTACATTATGCTGTACGCTGCAGCAGCCAATCTGATTTCAGTGTTGTGTAGACAGCATTGTGAGGAGAGGAGTGACGGGAGTTATACGGGACATCATATATTCATTGACACTGACTGGGCTGGAACTAGGTACAGAAATGTTGGCATTGCACATCATTAGCTGTGGGTGAAGTGTGGTTCATGTAGCACGTCTGTGAGAAAATACTGCAAGGTGGGTGTAGATACAAAATTGTTCATTATTTAACTTTTTGAAAGGGCTCGTACATGTATAATACAGCCCATCATCCCTACCAATGACAACCAAGCAGTCATCATTGCTAGGCATGTATTGTACAGATACTACCACCATCCACTCATTAACTTGCTCATACATGCTGCAGTTTGGCTAATTATAGCTAAGAGCATGTTAATCGCCATGTGCGTTGGTGCAAAATTACTGGTGGTGCCACCAGATATCAAAAGGGAAATATGGTAAATATGGCTGGAGTGGGATCATTGCTGAATGTCTACCTTTCATATTTGCCCATATACATCTGTGTGCATTACTAGATCTTACCAAGATCCGGCCGCCAGACTGCCATGCTGTGGGTGACTATTCAGTATATGCACAGCCAGCTTTGTGTTACGCTGGTTACACGCATGAGCGATTTGGCGATCTTGTGATGTGATGATACGTTGCCCATGTACACACTTCGAGATCCACCATACAACTGCACTGTATATTGTTACAGTATCCATGTTGGCGATCCACCTCATATGTCACATCATCCTATCTACAGTAGCATCAGATGAGAAGATCACACAATGAATTTGGAGTACGCATTATACAGTGATTATTGCGATCCATCACTGATTGTAAGATTGGCCAGGATATTGtaaagtgggcctgattcagagagtgACCGCAGTGTAGCGTTTATATAGGGTTACTCCGTAGGTCGAATAGTGACCGATGTGCTTTCAATGTCTGCATCTTCGTACACAAGCAGCAGATCCGAGACACCTCAGTGGGTGTCTCAATAGAAATCCTAGTGCCTGAGACATTTGCATATTGTCACACAGCAACTACGTACTAAATTGCAGCTGCATACATCTGAGTAGGGCCCAATGTGTACCCAGCTGTGTCCAGCTTTACActaaagggctccatacactacaacgatatgtctgaggctgatgtCCGATGTAATTTCGCTTGAACTtccccgggaccttcccgggagtgattccatacgatttggtacttttgtgctatttttgcataagatatatcgcatacgATTGattgaagccgctatacatcgcatgcaatatatcatacggcatacaattgtaccatgagatatatctgatgggctggatagagggctacgggggctgggagtgtcctgagaatgccagttaaACTTCCGTGacacatcgcatgcgatatatcacatgcacaaaaaacacacttttttttatcttcatccgattccatccaattccgatatcattagtgcagcaccaatgacCTAGGGGGATCCTATCCGACACCCACGGGGACGcgtatcagattggatacgatctaaaacatacgattgtacacaatttcatacaatatatcagactgatatatcggaattgtatgaaatcatgtaaaatcgtcctagtgtatggggccctaaagATGACCAATCATTGCCACCCAAATGTTGCAGAGAATGTTGCTTCATCATAGAAATACCCATAATTGTCGGCCATGTGCTCCAGTGACGCTATAACCGGGAAGTCCGTATGGGTGCAGCCCCATACACCTAGATCGAGTGTATGCTAAGCCCTGCACAGGGTACAGTATGTCACCTTTCTGCTTTCTTTAAATAGTTTATTTGTCTCCAAAGCTGCAGTATAATTAACATGCATGAAAACTGGAACACAGCGGTAATTTCAGTAATGTCCTTAGGTATATTTAGCTATAACATTTCTCTTTTCTCTGTTATGACTGCAGCTGGGTGGCATTACGATCCCAGGGCCTTGAGGAACATAAGCCACAGATCACACAGTCCGTGTCACAGCAGGTACTTCATCAGACCTtcatctatactgtatatacataaagACATTACCTTACTCAATGATTGCCCATGTTCTCTGTGCAGGAAAACAAGATGTCTGCTGCTGATTGGTGTGATGATGCTAATAACTGGGGGTTTGATAGTGATGAACCTCTCACAACACCCGCAGTGACACATACCACAAGTTGCCCTTCAGTGCCCCTGCAGACAGATTGGACATCACAGCTCCAGAACCTCTCACTCATGGACCCATCAGAGCCAGTACCGGCTTATGACTCTGTATTTCAATCTTATTATCTGGCAGTGGCAGAGGAGGAAGAATGTGAGTGGGACACGGACCTGGATCACGCTCAGCGTCTTCTTCGGGAGTACGAGCAGCGAGAGGCAGCCATAATGGAGCATGTGGATAGGTGAGGTGACAAGCAGTGGTTGGTGGTGTTTTACACTTGGTTTGGCTTCAGTTTGTCTCTTTAACAAGTAATTGTTATCGGTAATGTCATTCCAGACTTACTGTTGAAATCAgacactacagatgtagccacctttatcttgaccgattctccgcctagacggatgtttagtcacgctaaggcgatagcttagcttgctgagtttaatcacaggcaggcgcgttgaggcgattctagatactcagcatgcattacacatctccaccactgggtggctaatgctccactaatccagtactttcgatcgtatagcggcggattgatctacagctctggcaaatggtcagtgacgactgtaatgttaatacatgGTGACCaacggtcagacggtgagagttctcaatataaataaatagtttatacagacacaaacgaacctgttaaaacacttgtgtatgcggatgcaagattgtgtatggagacgcaactaattgtgtaaaaggaagtatgtacaatgcataaacaccgtgcttttgaaatacatgtacagtatgagcgtccgagtttctgtgacattcactttatattataattttttttctttgttatacattcaatggaagggtgcacacaggtttcacataaatcttgtcttgtaacctgatcggaactccctacctgtctactgcatgaactgtgcaggctcccaggggggaaggggaaagtgggatgggggtatggcgaggcagtggaaaatacagtgttcaaataacgggccaatgctgaaggagcgtcagaatcctctagctaaaatacacagggtcgatagggataagagaggtctatgcacataacgatacaccagaccccatcgcatcacaaagtgacaaaatgtccgaggcacgaacagctaattagtaccctaatagaacatactgtacagagatactaagtacggtgatttggcatccaggaacttggggaggagcttttatcgctctccattatacatagaaagattaaacttgccactgtacgttacaagctattcgtgctaattagtacactagtagaacatactgtacagagatactaaggacggtaatttggcacccaggaacttagggaggagtttttatctctctccattatacttagaaagattacaatggagagagattagagctcctccctaagttcgtggatgccaaatcactgtacttagtatctctgtacagtatgttctactagtgtactaattagcacgaacagcttgtaatgtacagtggcaagtgtaatttttctaggtataatggagagagacaaaaactcctccctatgttcctggatgtcaaattaccatgcttagcatttctgtacagtatttcctatctagccagaaaccctgcatcctgtgcaagctaggcggacaactggaggggacccgatacacggttgcttcccgtttcccttgccAGTGTCACATaagctagtggttggtctgccccgaaagccaagagtctcttttgtatggtaccagtcctgagtctctgggacacccagaaccagagatatcagtacgcaaagtggacccattttcccatagactataatgggaccgttaattcagacccaccatggattccgacgcttgccatgagccttgtgggggtcacagaaacttggggttggtaccgtccggtagctaattgtctccccttccataccaacctagcgatgaaggctcccacctcccacgctgagagccccaggtttgagtcccaaagtgccaacctttttttttttttttttttatgttcctgtgacattcattttgttatacattcaatgaaagggtgcacacaggtttcacataaatcaaagtaaatctgcagcagcgattcattccgctatatacaaatacacagcggtaatgaatataaattagtgtattccgacgcaactaactgatcaacacagtactgtagatcgtctgcatttgtgtattgtacctgacctgaactccctccctgtccactgcatgaccagtacttttgaaatacaagtattagcgtccgagtcccctaagacataaaccaacaccaatgggaaggaagtgccaaccttttttttaatgtgttcctgtaacattcactttattattattattttttctttgttatacattcataaatcagagtgggcgggggattttcctacatacagtagtatactgttgcacatgtcttgtaacctgatcggaactccctccctgtctactgcatgtactttgcaggttcccaggggggaaggggaaagtgggataggggtagggcgaggcagtggaaaataccgtgtccaaagaaaaggcataatcaaaaccatggggaactttgcggtgtatcgttatgtgcatagacatcgcttatccctatcaccccagtgtattttagctaggggattctgacgctacttcggcattgccccgtagcctgcaaaacctatgccgttgctcgctccatagctgagtgctgtgtGAGGTGAAGTTGACCATGTTGGTGGTCGCAAAATTCTGTTAAATCTGGCACCAACCTCAAATCTTCTGTAAGAGCCACACTTTCTGGTTACTGTTGGAATTGATGCCTCAGTTTGGATTAATTTACTTGTAGTTTTTGGGTTTTAGAACATATCACTAACAGTCTAATAACCACCCACCTCCATGCAACCACAATTTTACATTACAATCATGTCACATGTACAAATGTTCTATTAAGTTGACGAGTTCCTCTGTGTACAACCAGGGTGACCAGCACGTACTGTACAAAAGGCTTTTAAAACCGCTCTGTTACACTTAATTCAGTAATGGTGTATTTCTCATGTTGCGCTAAGAACGTCACAATGAGCAACCTCACAAATCCATAATGAATAATAATTCCATAATTAATAATAATTCAAATGGTGGTGGCATTAAAGAATGGACAAGACAACAAACATGTGCACAAACAACATTCGCACAAAGCAAAAGGCTGGTAAGTATAGTGGGGAGTGGGTGGTACAGTAGGTCTACAGTGCATGCAAGAAAGATGCACCCTCTAAGCCTAATCATTTGCTTTAACAAACAGAATACTCTTCTTTACTGGCATAGCAAGGCCTGAGCTGACTAGCAGCAACCATACCCATGACACAATAGCTAACATCTCCAAAACACCTAAATAAAGCCTCATCAAAAATGGTCAAATTGACAGAACCCAGGAGAACCATCAaacagatatagggcctaattcagacctgatcacaaaagcaaaatcattcactaatgggcaaaaccatgggcctaattcagatctgatcgcagcagcacaattgttagccaatgggcaaaaccatgtgcactgcaggggaagcagatgtaacatgtgcagaaagagttagatttgggtggggtgtgttcaaactgaaatctaaactgcagtgtaaaaataaagcagccagtatttaccctgcacagaaacataataaacccacccaaatctaactctccctgcacataccttatctgcactgcacatggttttgcccattagctaacaaatttgctgctgcaatcaggtctgaattaggccccatgtgcactgcaggtggggcagatataatgtgcagagacttggatttgggtggattatattgtttctgtgcagggtaaatactggctgcttttatttttacactgcaatttagatttcagtttgaacacaccacacccaaatctaactctctctgcacatgttatatctgccccacctgcggtgcatatggttttgcccattagagaaaaagtttgcgattgcgatcaggtctgaattaggcccataattggaCATCCCTAAAATGAGTGCTCCTATTGACTCCATGACCTCCATCAGCTTATCTTTCAATgagttaaatttactaagatgggagttctaattaagatgggatgttgctcatagcaaccaatcagattccaggtattatcttctagaaggtgctagataaatgagaactaaaatatgattggttgctatgggcaacatcccatcttaaatagacctCCCATCCTAGTAAATTTACTCCAATGAATGCCAACGTATACCATGAAAACCCTACCACTGACTGCACCTGCTGTAATTAAATACAATCATCAGCCATGGGGATTTTAGAAGGCCATAAAACAAAGGAATGGTCCAAAATCCACTTCCAATTCTATAAAACACAAGTCTGAACCACAGGAAAAGTAGAAAAAAAGCATCTAAAGCCGCCGCAATAATACAATCCTTCAGCACAAAGACATAGATGGGGAGGTGGGTGGTGAATTGAAGAGTAGGTAACCTGATTCCCCTCCCCTGTGGTATATTAAATAATGTCATTACATATTTAATTGTTAGGCCAATTAGAATTCAGGGGAATAAACAAGATGCCTCATATACCTCCACAGTATGTCAGCAAGCAGTGAAGCCTCTGGTAAACTGTGAAGGACAAGACGCCAATACATGTGGGCAAATATAGCGACCTGCCACTGCCCCAGAGATTGATTCTCCACATCAGAAATACTCGTGGAAGCTGGTGAAGTGGTGGCTCCTATACGAAATGCGTGAGCCTAAAACTGACAGGGAAAGGCAGCGTTTGAAGACCTGACAAAACTGGAATAGTATGTAGTAACGAGACCCGTCCATAAGCATTAACTAAGCCCCCTTTTACCTCGCTCTAATTTGCAAAAAAGCTTATGCCAAAGGACCCCAGACAAGTCTTACTATCAGAGCATGGACAAAGGGAAAACCAGTGCCCCTTACCAGCATGGTTCGTATTGGAACGCTGCAAGTGACACACAACACCGGGTTGAACTGAAACCTCTAAAACAAAATGAGTCAACTTGGCATGTTTAGATTCTGCAGCCAGCTCACTTTCGTGGAAGGTTTGGattcagaatccgctttattggccaagTGTACTCTCAATTACTCATAATTAAAGTAACACTGTTACATCAGTTTAACAAATGGGGTAAAAGCAAAATATTGATTGGACACCAATGATTGACAGGGGAAGGTGCAGTCTGGACCAACCCTTCAACACTCTTTGCATTCTGTTTTGCCTATTCATGCAGTCGCGTCAAAACCCCAACCGACACCACTAAAgcattagcagctgctaatttcttTTTTTGCCGTGAATTTCTTTGAGTGTTTTTGTTTTCTTGCAGCTTGGCGGGTAAAGGAGAGGGGGAGAAGTATGAGAAGTGTGACTTGCAGATCTGCAACCTGGTGTTCCACAAGTTCTTGAAGAAAATCTCATTATGCCGACAGCAAATCCTCAGGTTATTAAGCCCATGCCATCCAAAAAGCCTAACAccggtttctctagcatccataaggaatattggggagacttagaatgatggggtatagactgggtccaaaggagccggtgcactttaaatttcctcaactgggtgtgctggctcctcccctctatgccccctcccacaggcagtttagaaaaaagtgccctcaggagaggacgcacactctgggagctccagagagttttcttcaatttcttttaaaactattttcggtatgctgtttgggcaacagcatacctgcaccgtgggagttagaggGGGGATGGTCACCGGTCTtgcaaggtgtcagagccgcttccccgctgcaggaccaccgcccTGAGAGGTTGTGACCGCAAAGGCGCAGTGCAACAATCGCCGCACACCCCTAAAagtagcctgaaggtgacgacagtggtgagtacaatccCGGGGGCCCCGTTAGGGGGGGTCCCCAGGTTCAAGGTGCGGCTGAcacgcaggggaggcatacgggaccctcctgggggggacccactATAGCGCTCTGTGTACACTGGCTAGCGGTTGCTTAAACTAGCACTAGTGTGACGTTTTAAACTGTTTGAGGGAGGAGTCAAGACCCTTCCTGGCCAGGTGCCattaaaaatatgatgtctgatatgtcatctcagctcactgcaaatgctcaAAAAACACCGTAATTGCAGCAAGCTGTTGCAGATCTGGCTGCAAGGGctgaccacccccccccccccctccctaattcAGGTCCACAAAAACATAGGTTACCTGCATTACTCTCTGATTAAGATGAGTAAatactggaggagggggaggaactGGAACCTGatgctggggattccccttctacacagggtaatgaacccctcattttggctataagggatgtgttaaaactccctctagaggacgctgcgtcacagcagtcgtttttctttacacagaacaagccCAGTGtcgctttccctgattctgcagagttagatgacttgcttaagttagcctggaaaaatccagacaaaaaataccaagtgtcaaaaccgtttttgcacactttcccacttgctcctgaaggcagaaaattctgggaagaactcttggctgtggacgtatcagtctctcgcctttccaaAAAGGCGTTACTGCCAGCCCTGGGCTCCTTCGCTATGAAGGACCCcagggataggaagatagagactacactgaagtctctcTACACAGCAGCGGGTCTGTTTCGAAGGCCggccatagcgggttgctggatgactcatgtcattcattcctgggctactccgATTCAGAAGGGCATATtggggggatatgcccctggtcactacagtgactcttctgaagcacattcaggacactgcacgcttcCTGTGTGACTCTTTCAAGGAGATAGGAAATATTAATGTtcgaaccactgctatggcagtttcagcacgcagggccttgtggttgcgtcagtggatagcagacgcagaatccaagagCAGTGTAGAATCTCTCTCCCCTttttttcaggggaatggctcttggggtagaattggatacgtggatttctaaagttactgcggggaaatccacgtttctcccatcTGGAGCCCcgccggctagacgttcctacctggggccgtctacccagtcctttcggtctaacaggtttagctctaaggccagaggtgcctccaacttGGCTAGCGGCACCAGagataagacaagaaaaccagcaattGCCAGTTCTCAGGGGAGCACCGGTacagcttccactaagtcctcagtatGATGGTGCCCActcaccccgaggggatcttgaggtgggagcttggctgcgtcacttcagccgcatctgtgaAGGTTCCTGCCAGTATACTTGGGTCAGTGACCTCATTTCTCAggcctacaagctggagttcgacagtgctcatcCTCAACGATTTTTAAAATCCAACTTACCAGCTTcggaggatacgcgtgttacgctacaacaggccatcctaaaatagGTCCaatctcaagtcattgttccagtgccactgcaacaacagggaaagggttactactccaacctgttcgtggttcTGAAACCGGgctgtttggtaaggcccatttttaatctaaaatccttgaacccttacctaaaggttttcaagttcaagatggaatccttgtgagcagtgattgcaggcctggaagaaagGGAGTTCATAgtctccctggatataaaagaCTCCTATCTCCATATCCAtatctggcctcctcatcaggcctacctcaggtttgccctgctgaacgatcactatccgttccaggcgatacccttcggcctgtccatggctctgagggtgttcacgaaggtgatggcggagatgatgttccaactccggatccagggggtcagtgttgtcccttacctggatgatctcttgataaaggaagATCCAGGGAGATTGTATTGCtctatatagatcgcactatcctgcttctgtcacaccatgggtggatcctcaatttgcagaagtcccacctggagcctattcggaggcttctgttcctgggaatgttgctggatactgtgtccCAAAAAGTGT is part of the Pseudophryne corroboree isolate aPseCor3 chromosome 11, aPseCor3.hap2, whole genome shotgun sequence genome and harbors:
- the PDCD2L gene encoding programmed cell death protein 2-like — translated: MALAPSLGQRVLLGFKDAALEDKGSSWDVSKIGGLPDAPPHVTLLFPSCPLCSSVLCHVVQVYCPLEGSQYHRVIHVFACSKKPCWGKHESWVALRSQGLEEHKPQITQSVSQQENKMSAADWCDDANNWGFDSDEPLTTPAVTHTTSCPSVPLQTDWTSQLQNLSLMDPSEPVPAYDSVFQSYYLAVAEEEECEWDTDLDHAQRLLREYEQREAAIMEHVDSLAGKGEGEKYEKCDLQICNLVFHKFLKKISLCRQQILRYSWNGIPLYMSLPDVASQPLPCTRCGGRRVFEFQLMPALVTMLQGTKADLLLEFGTVLIFTCERSCWEVSDKTPVQEACFVQEDPDQRYFK